AtctctcctctgcacatgtccaaaccatctcagacATATCTCTCTAACTTTGTTTCCaaaactgctcaacctgagctgtccctctgatgtacacatttctaatcctgttcaTTCTGCTCACTCCCAATGTAAATATTTGCATCTTCAGCTTTGCCTCCTGTCCTTTTGCCAGTGCTACCATCTCCAAACTATACATCACAGCAGGTTTTACTACTATCTTGTAAattttcactcttgctgctatccttctgtcactaATCACCCCTGACGCTCATCATGTTATGCATACTTACAGCTGTacacacaaaatacacataCAAAGAAATGTAGCCATTTAAGCAGGAGATAGATTTTCTCTAAATGCAAAGGGGATGCACTACGACAGATGACCATGAGCACATATTATCCTCAACACATTTCCATTTGTTTCGCAACTTTCTTGTAGGGTCATGCTTTAAAACCAATTGCACAAGCTGATGAATGATCTTTTTTGGTGTCAGACAGACATGTGGAGTACCTCCCAAAGTCTGACCTGCATAGGCCCATCGACTCAGTGTCCTCCTGGTTAACATGATTGCCGTAGAAGTACTAAACTGCCATGAACTGAATAATTAAATTGAGTTTGCATTGCAATAATTTATTGATGGTACTGgtctttatgtttttcattaccAAATTGTATAAATTCTTAAAGTTTATTAGTAGAATTCAACTGAGGTGGCATAGTGGCTTTAGTGGGCAGACCTGGACCCCTGAGGCTTATCCATATTGCCAATGCTGGGTTTACCCTAGGTATTTAAAGTCAACCAACTTCACTGTTATGCCTGTTTTCCTCCTATTCACACACATATTATATCTCAGTTCTATAAACTTTcgttcctcttctctccagaacAGATCTtcacctctccaggctctcttccacctgctccttACTCTCTCATAACTTTATCATTAAGACTATAATGTTATAGTCCACTGAGACTCttgcctgacctcatctgtcatcTGTCTGGCCATCGTTCCCTTCCACCTGGTCTCCTGTAAACGCAATATATCTACCTTCCTTCTCTTCATTATATCGGCCAGCTCTTTCGCTTTCACAATCACACACTCACCTCATTCCCCCTATCTTTCTCTCTTGTTGGCTCTGAACATGCCTTcccctctcctgtttctttgTCTCCGGCCACTAGTAGCACAGTTTCTATTGGCACCTTGATGGCAACAGCACCAGAGGATCTTGTTTTAAACCTGCATGTAAATAGCATTGTTAATGGTCCGCATGCTTGATTTGGTAAAAATTTTATGTTGGATGGCCTTCTTGATCTAACCCGACCCATTTAGCCAGGGACTGGCACTAGGAGTACACTGACTTGTGGTCCCCAGTGCCCCCCCCCCAAGCCCACGGCTGGTTTAACAGAATATACAGTACAtgtaatataaaaatacagtaaataacaTGACCTGTCAACACATTTCACACTTAGCTTGAACATTAAAAGAAATGTGATTGCATGATTAAAACActaatctaaaaataaaaaataaagtcatcATAAATCTCTTAAGTAATCGTTTGACACTCAATATGATCCTCATCATGTCACTCTGTTATTCATGACCTTTGCCCCATATAAGCGGAACTTTTCTTCTCTGGGTTTTGTTTATGACATAGATATGAGGAGCACCGTATGATTCGTATGTGGTTTACGGTAATTTACCTATTTTAAGCAAGTTGATCAATAAGACAATCATTACGATAGTATTGGAAGTGATATAAGACTCATTCACCAACAATCGCAGTAAGCTCGAACTGTTATTCAGTCAACGAAATTGCGGCGACCGGCGACTTTTTGTTGAGTTTAGCAACCAACTTACACACACTACAGCCAATCGTAACCTACAACGCTGGATAATGCCAGCATTTCATTGGCTAGAGTGGGGGGCGGTCACTTCAGTCCCTCCTCTGGTTTCACCCTGAAATAATTCCGACTGCTTCTTGAGTGAAGGTTCATTGCGGTGACTGTGTAACGCTAGctgtctgttttatttaaacGTTTCAGCTACAATGTCTGGCCGTGTTCTCGTCGGAGTTAAGCGTGTCATTGACTATGCAGTTAAGGTAATATCTGAAGTCAAATTACCTATTTTCTTTCGCGCTTTTAAAGGTATTTTTCTTTGCTCACTTATTTGACATTCTGTGCTCTGCTAGCTAATGTTAGCCTAAAATCGTCGGTTGTGGAAAACCAGAGCAACACCACACCACTGACCGGTCATATTATTTTGACAGATAAGTTGTTTGTCTCTAGCCAAATTAATGTATTCACTTATTTAATGCACAATACTGAGAAGCTGAGTTTGTGTTTAGCAGGGCAGCAAACGACTTCTTGCAAGTTGTATAACATGTCTGTTTGAACCTCTGGAATGACTTCCATGCAAATTGGGCAGTGACTTTCGCAGATTTTAAAGTAGTTTGTAAGACAGGCGTGTATGTTGCAGGAACCGGTATTCAAATGGGAAtattcttttactttttaacaTTACCCTTCAGTTGAGGGACAGCACCATAATCAATAAGCAATACTAGCTGGTGTATGTTGCAGCAAGAACAGTCCTGCCTCAGCTGCTCTCAGCAGGATCTGCACAGTGCCAAAACGACTGTGATTACAATATCCTCAGCGGTCTGATAGGTAGAGGTGTCAGTACTTAGTCAGAGTATcggctttatttatttattttttcccattttaaattGTGTGCAGTTTGGGGAAATGCCCACGCCTGCTTGTAATTTCAGATTAAGTGTTCtcatgttattttatattttatcacTCGTGTTTTATATGACTGACTGATTACTGCAAGAATTGAATTTTTAACTGGCAAGTGTTCTGTATAAGTGAAGTTGCATTATATTGACTTTATAGCAAGGTCCATTCACAGAAACGTTAAAGCCACtaggttttcttattttttttcttaaattaaaaaaaaaacaaacattaattaaatgttttttattgtcATACAATGACAgtaaaaaacattaatatactgcaagtATCCTAGCCACACTTGAGGAAGACCTTTTCCTCAACACCCTCTCTAGTCCATTGAGATGTATATACTTTTTCAGAATTTGGCATGGAAGTCGCAGCAGCTCCAAAAGTGTGCAATGTGCTGCTGGAAGTCGCAACAGCACATTACACCTTAACCACATTAAAGCAAGGCCTTATTACCCAGTGCCAGCACCAGTGCTACCTTTGTGACTTTCCAAAAGAGTAGAAGTGATTATAGTAGCACATCAATTCCAGTGGTGTTAGAATTGATCATTACAgaccaatttttaaaaaaagataagatTAGTTAAAGGTTTTCTGCCAGCTACATTAAATCTGTTTAAATATCCATCACTGGATGTATTTACCCTTTTAACACCTTGTATTGGCTCAGTTCATTTCTAAGTTTCTgtcattgtgtttgtttctttaatttAGCTCCCCTGTAGTGACCCtgtgttattgttttgtttctccACAGATCCGTGTGAAGCCAGACAACACTGGCGTGGTGACAGATGGCGTTAAGCACTCAATGAACCCCTTCTGTGAGATTGCTGTGGAGGAGGCGGTCAAGCTGAAGGAGAAGAAGCTTATTAAGGAGGTTGTGGCTGTCAGCTGTGGGCCACAGCAGTCGCAGGTGAATGAGCTGGGGCGAGACAGTAATTTAGCAAGTTAACTGATTTTTGGAGTTCTTTGGAGCTGCTGCAagttgatacatatatatacctTTTTTTTCAGGtgtattattttacatgtaaaataaCTTTTGAAATCCCATGCATATAACCTGTCAGACTCACTGTAAGCAGAAAGTGATTATTATGATGTTtacataaatgtatttttaatatgtttaagGTTATCAACAATTATAATTTCAGGGTTGTCATCAAACATCAAGCCAAAGAAAAGTTCTCttacatgtgttttttctaaCTCAGGAGACCATCCGTACTGCCCTTGCCATGGGGGCTGACCGTGGCATTCATGTGGACGTGAGTGGGAAAGACTATGAAAACCTGGGACCCCTTCAGGTCTCTAAGATCCTGGCAGCTCTTGCCAAACAGGAGGATGCTCAGCTTATTCTCCTTGGCAAACAGGTTAAAGATTTCAGATAGTTTATTTTCCTCACACTCTCTCAAATTGCATTCTTAGTTTCCATACTCTAAAGAATACTTGCACTGCTGTTAAGTAATTAAGGacttgtgtttatttcataGGCCATCGATGATGATTGCAATCAGACTGGCCAGATGACAGCAGCTTTACTGGACTGGCCTCAGGTAAGACTACCTTAAATAGTAGCGCTGAGATATTTGACCCTATAATTATGTAGGtattagtttattttctttcttttgttctctttttttgtagattaagtttctatgttttctgtttcttcatCTGTGTTGTATAACAGTAATGATAAGAGGATATGTTCCTGTTCCCAATAGCCTTCACTAACCTTATCAAAGTTGGTAAAAGCTAGTTTGAGTCAGTAAGATCTACAGTAATCTTGCACATATCAACAAAGCCAAAGTCAAAGGCTGCCTGGATAGATGGAGTGAAGTTCTTCTTTGGCTGGCCAAAACAGAGCACTTTAATCTTATTTACAGTGTCCAGGTTGGGCACTTGGATAGACAGatattgtaatgtaaatggCAAAAATTATTTCTAAATTTGGGTTGCATACATGACTCCTGTAGTCAAGATTATTTGTGGTTGTAGTTACACTAGCAAACCAGCAGATGGCATTAACTGAAAATAGAGGAACGGTTCCCAGGGGAGATCCtactgtgtattttttttaaaatttatttattttatgaaatTATACGGTATCTTCACATTGCAGGGTACCTTTGCATCAGAGGTGTCCTTGGAAGGAGACAAGATTAATCTGGTAAGAGAAATCGATGGTGGCCTGGAACATATTAAGATCAACACACCAGCAGTGATCACTGCAGACCTTCGACTCAACACCCCCAGATATGCCACACTACCCAATATCATGGTAAGCAGCTGGAAATGATGGTCAGAAACGCAAGATGCTAAAAGGTCATTAAGATCATGTTGCTGATTTCTGGGACAAGATTAGAGACAGGTTCTGACTATAATTGCTGGGTTTACGTTTAAGACTTAACCTGCTATGAAGTAGTTAAAAAGaggaataattattttattcacCCTTTGTGCATAACTTATTTTAGAaagccaagaagaagaagattgcTACTGTGAAGCCTGCAGACTTGGGGGTGGACCTGACTTCACGGCTGGAGGTGTTGAAAGTGGAGGAGCCTCCACAGAGGGAGGCAGGGATGAAGGTGGAGACAGTGGAAGACCTAGTGGTCAAACTGAAAGAGGCAGGGAGGGTATAGAGGCTTAAGCACATAAGCTGGGAGTGCAGAACCTAACAGAGGTGAGTATCAGTGAATTAATAATTTTCATCAGAAAGTTAAGCAAAATtttaaagttacatttttaaagacaTCAGGGTCATTTTCTCTGGCATGACTAAGCACCTTCTAGCTCACCTGCTATTTTCATATTCTTTCCCCTTGCCATTGTGGCTCAGCAACGTATGCTAGATCTCCTCAGCTTGTGATCCCATGTATTAGTATCGCTAGGTTTCATGCATTTATGAACTTTACACCTGTATCTATATGTTAAAAATCCCACAGTTATATTTCTGTGCAAACTCTAAACTATATTTGTTTGAAAAAAGGTATGAGTTTTAAATTAGTAATAAGTAATTATAACaggcctttttaaaaaaaaaaaaaaaaaaaaaaaaaaaaaagagaaaggaaaaaaagagattaaTAGAGTCTTTTTAATTTTAAGGTATTCTGGGAAAAGGAACAATGCATCATTAATGAATTAGTAAAAGAAAATTGCATACCACAAATTAATTATCCACAATAGACCTATATCTACCTCTTGATTACAACTTTTTAAGAGTGCAGTAAAATTAACTCTTGTGATGAATGATAGAATTGTTTGTGTAGAGCATTATTATCCTTTTTATAACAATCTCATtttgaagggggaaaaaagtcacatttattttgttatggCAAATGATATTGTGTGTCTTGTGGCGATtaaagaaaaagtaattaaagatGTTAATTGCTACTCTTGTCTTGAATTACCTATCTATGTTCTCTTCTCTCCTTGCAGGACTCTCTAATGAATAACGAGACTGAACTACATAAGCCCAACCACAGGACAAGCTTATGTGTTGGTCTAATCCCTCTGTTTGAAACTGTGGCTCCTGAGGATATGCAGGGAGGTACTGATAGGAGTGGAGCAATGTTGAGACACACTGTCCTGCAGTCAGGCAAGCCCAAAAGGATCATCTTGTCTTGTCTATGCATTTAAACTCGCAGAGTAGTTCATTCGTTTCATTATATCGCAATGCTTTAAAAAGCGGTGTTCATGCAGTAATTTAAACCCAGAATCTTCCCATTACTCATGCTGCTGTTTGAACTGTACCCAAACTTCACCAGTTTGATGCATTTCAGCTGCTTCATCCTCATCTGTTAATTCTTGTATATCTGTAGTCACACATGTTAAGAGGTGCAATTTTTGTAAATGATGTATGTAAATACAGAACCACCCAACATGTTGATTTGAAAATGTCTGCTAGCATTAGTATCTTGACTACTGTGACTGAGTTCAAGGATTGACTAGACAGTGTCTCTCAGTATGAGCAGGGGAACGTGATCCTAAATTGGAATTTTACCGTAAGCGCCTAAGTTCTCTTTTGATTGTACAGAACatcacaataacaataaagcaGCCAGTCTTTTTCATATCTACAGCTGTGTCTGGTCTCTTGGCGTTTCCTTTGAGTTTACAGTACCTtacattttatcctttaaattTAGTCTGCaaggcatttttttaaaacctgtAAAATGGTAGCAGTAATAAGGCGTTTTGTACAGGATATAGTGGTATAGTACCTGTGACAGGTTTTTGACTTAAAGCGAAAGGTTTAATCTCAAAGtagtattttgagtttaatcTCAATTGTGGTCTTAAtacttgtttattttaatactaGTAAAAGCGTGAGTCTTGGGTCATGTGTGTTTCATCTGACATGTATTATTAGAGCAcctgtgaaaagaaaaatggaatccagttttcaggagtttcagcattgtttgttttgaataaaacagcaaaaaactgCCCCCTCCTTTACAAAAATAAGAACAGACTGAGAATTATAAAAGAAACCTGTGAATAAACCTTGAAAAtgtggattcttttttttttttacactttacagcATAATTTCAAGATTATAGCCTAGTTGTTATAGCGCTTTATTACAAATTTattcatttgatttatttattccgAACTACAAATgtcaccttttttttaggtcttGGTCTCCATACAAGAAGCCTGGTGGTTTTTAGCATAGGCAtaggtaaaaacaaaacaaaactgggtACTGTATGAACACGTACATGGACAGGCAGGCCTCTTGACTTTCCATTAGCATACATCATTGACTGCGAAGATGAGGGTATCAGCACTATGGTGACGCAGGTAAAGTAGTTACTTCAACgttctctccacctcttctttatTTAATACACCTGGTATATTTATACCAGGTGTATTAACGAAAAGTTGATATGtcatgtgttattttattagcaagcaaatacaaataaagaGGCTGTTGTGTAAGGGGCGTAAGGGGCGTGGCCTCACATGCACAATCGAGTTAGTACAGGTGGGATACTCACGCGCCTGGCTGACCGCTGGAGCTTCCGCTGATACGGAAGTTACCGCTTTAGGACTTTACCAAGACGGTTTTGTTTTTCGTCTGTGCTTTTGTACTGGAAATACAAACgtctgctattttttttttttttttaaacaaaaaatgcCTTGTGTAAAGGAATTCAAGAGATTAAGCTCGTTTTTTCTGGccattttatcatttttcaCTTTCCAAGGTGAGAATAAAGCGTAGTTACGTGTTATGACACTGAtttgtgtgattttgtttgttagtACTAGAAATTTTGCGTCATTTTTAGGTTTAGAAAAAGAGGGCTTTGTTGTGCGTTTCTGTAACGAAAGCATTGTTCCCGATTGTAAGATTAAACGACAGTAATTCTGtttatttggcattattttGATGTTAGCGGACTTATTGCGTGACCTTGCAATTTCCTCTCTGACTCAGTTACTTGGCTACATCCTCACAGGTGCCCGCTGTGAACTGCTGGTTTTTCCTGCTGGTCCCAGTCTGGTGAATGCTTTAGCTGGCGAAAACGTGACTCTGGCTGTGTCCTTCAGTGGTGCCTCTGACCCAGTTGTTAGCTGGTTTAAGGGGGTTTTAAGTATTGTTGTATGGACTATAAACTCCAGTGCTGATCCATCTGTAGCTGCAATTTTCAGTAGTGTAATCAAGTTAGAGAAACAAAGTGCATCCCTCACCTTTTTTAATGTTCCACTTAACTACACCGGTGACTACACCATCGAAATGGTTAAACCTGGAATGAGAAAAGCCTCAACTACTTTCACTCTGAAAATATTTGGTGAGTGGGCATATCTGGCTGGAAGACTTGCTGTTGTTGATGGCTTagataaaatgttaaatataattctttaaatattaaacaactGTTTGAATATTTGAGACAaaccataaataaaaaaaaaaaaaaaaaaaaaatgaaatctgaCATTTGAGAAGTTATGCAGTTTATCTTTTATATGTACCTGCCATCTTAATAAGACTGATGCATTAGAAAGGAAAGGCAGTATACTAGAGTAGATATAATCATCTAGTGGTTCTTCTTtcctttcatgtttttatttacagaatACATCCAGAGCTTGACTCTGAGCTCACAGCCGGGTCTTATCAAAGAGGGAACTGAGAACTTCACCCTGCAGCATAGCATGCTCCAAGGAGTGTTTGAGCAACAAATCTGGTTCTTCAATGgtattgaaataaaaaacagcTCACACTATTTAGTGAAGACACAAGCAAATAGTCTTGTGATCCTCAGGCCAAACCAAAATGACACAGGAGAGTACGCTGTGTTACTGACAAACCCCTTCAGAAATGCGACGGCATCTCAAAACGTCTCTGTGCGGTGTAAGtttaacaatttaaaaactacaGCTTAAAgtcttctttatttatatacttaTAAGTCTCTTTATTTATGTCACTGTTTTCTTATACCTTTCCATGGTATGTTATAGATGGACCCGATGAGCCTACACTTGAGGTCCATCCAATTCAGTCTTTTTATTTAGCAGGAGACTCTCTGAACCTCTCCTGTCAGGCTAATGGATTCCCACAGCCAGTCGCTGAGTGGGTCTTTGGTGGGAAGATCATTTCCCAAAAAGGAGTCCTGAATCTAGCAAATGTACAAACCAGTCAAGGAGGTGTTTACACATGCAGGCTGGTCAATGAAGATACAAAAGAAAGCCGGCAAAAGAACATGAACTTAACTGTTTATGGTATGTGGAAAAGTAGACATTATATCTTTTAGATCATGTTTTATGTGAAATTGTTCTCAATCTGGATTGAGAATTATAGTTTATTTTGTCATGGTTTGCTGTATATAGTACATAGTACTCATCTAATGCTGTTTacatttataaaatatttaaatgtgcaCCCAGACATTAATAACAGATTCATTTTATCTTGGGACAGAGCGGCCGGTGGGCAACCCTGAGTGCTTGGTGCAGTCAGTGAATGCCATCAACCTGCAGTATCACTGTGGATGGGTAGGGGGAACCCCACAGGCCCAGCTGTCTTTTCCAGAGCTAAGCAACTCCAGTAGTGGAGCAGGGAACTTCAGCTTAACCGTCAACGCATCAGATAGTCTAAATGGGAAAACAATCCAGTGCATGGCAGAACACCCTGTTGAACAGAATAAGTGCAATATCACTGCAAGCAAGTTTTCAATTTTTAACTCATAACAAATCCACATAATGTATGGATAATGTGCTTTATTGACTTTGGCAGTTGAGTCTAAACAAGCACCTTGTGTTCTCCAGGTAGTCCCGTAGCATTCCTTCCAATTATGAGAACCACAGTTGACTCTGGGGGCAAAATAGTGGTGACAATCTGCTGTTTCAGTAAGGCCTCGCCTAAAGCTGTCGTGTCATGGTTCAGTGGCAATGAGACTGTCATCAACGGGTCCATATACCAGATCAGCAGCAACACCTCACAGCTTATGATTCGTCATTACAACGTCAGCAACTTTCTTCTCCAAAACTACACCTGCACATGCAGGAACCCTCTGGGCAGCAAGAAAAGAGAAATTCAGCTACAAGGTATAATTCTGttgttcaatttaattttagaGAAATGTATTTCTTACATTACCGTGTTTAACAGATGATGGAAGTTACTGGTTAAAATAATTTGTGAGAAAAAGGGTTGATTACTCAGATCTTTAAATGTACCTGTCTGACTATGTAAAAACACTCTGACAACTAAAAGTAATATTCGACATTCACATCTGCTAGGTAGGTAAAAGTATAAAATTGTATTCAGAAAAATCTGTGTAAAGCAGTAACGGAAACATTAGTCAGAtgagtgaaaatgtaaggaCAAAAATCTACAGCTGGctttataataaaaaacaaacaaacaaaaataaccaACAGTTTCTAGTTTTAAGTTCTCAGTTCTGAGGCAGTAATGTTTAGAAAGCAATACATAGTTTTCGAATCAAAGTTGAGGAAAAAGTGGTATGAAAGTAATTGTTATTTGTAGCTCCACttaagaacaaaatatttaaacagaatattttgacatttttgtgtcGACTCTAAAGTTAAATATGTGCACTGATTGTGTTGCCATTAAAATGTAAGGATTCTGCTGCTTTGGAGTGCTGCTCGCATTGcctgaaacaaagacacaatGGGCCCTCAGAAAAAGAGCTAAGTAATACCTGAGATTGTGATTTCCTTTCAGACAAAGCTCTTCAGTTTTGGTGTACCCTCGCCTCCCCCCTTCTTCTGCCCTTCCTTGATCTCCCCTACTCTCACAATCCCTCTCTCTTTCCAGGACCGTCCATCTCAGATTCCAGTTTGTTCCCTAACCAAAACGGAACCATCGTCACGTTGACCTGGGAGGTCCCATCTATGTCTGTTGTTACAGGTACTAAAATTAAGGGAAGGTCTTAAACGTGCTAGTTTGACTTATCTTCACAAGATTATctctaaagaaaaaacacagagactcacccttctggttttgatattccATAACGCATGTGAATGAATACTGCTAGTGTGAAAACAAACTCAAAATAGAAGATAGGGGTGTAAATAATGTGTTGTCTGTGAAACTACCATCTACATGGAGCTGTGTTTTgggcaaaatattttaaagatgaaacTACCGGTACTAGGAAAATCAAATGCCAGTTTTGGTTATGGCTACTATCTGCTAGTTTATGTATATAAAATTAGTAAGCTCTAACATTGATCACTGAAATCTTGAGAAATCTGCTAGAATTGActggtttcatctgtgaatTGTGATGCTACAAAACAGAATTGTGTGTGATTTTGCAAAGGGTTCGACATCCAAATGAAAGGACCAGACCTTCTGAGCAAAAATCGCAATGGCCCTCTGACTAAAAGCAGCTCAAATGTATATCGCACAATCCAGCAGAAACCTGGTTCTGCCAGGAGTACGGATATCTTTTTCCTTGATCCCAAGCTGACCTACTGGTTTCAAGTCATCCCCAAAGCTCGTATGACCAATGGAGAGCCGTCTAAGATCCACAGAATTGGTCCAGGTATAGcacagctgtctgtgtgaaaCAGCTCTTATCTCATTGTTAGTGATGAGCCTACAGTAGTAACATTTTTGGTTACAGTCTGTCATGTTGATGGCAGGTGAAGGACTGAGTGGTCCTGCTATTGCTGGCATTGCAGCAGGAATCCCCTGCAGCCTTCTGTTCCTTCTTTTGCTGATTGGCCTCATCTACCTTGGTGTCTACTGCATCAGGAACAGAAGTAGTTGAATATACTAAATATAAATCCCATTTACACTGACttatttactttacttactGTGATGCTTTTTTTTGGACTTATGTTTGCTTTTCGTAGGTCATCAGCCAAGATATCCGGTTCCCAGACCAGTTGATAAGGTTTGAAATACACTAGCCAGCATAATTAATGTGCAGGAATTTATCTGGATAGTTTTACTGCTAGTTACAGTTAACTACTTACATTTACCCCACTGTACTCATATTGCATTTGTGTTGAAGCctggtttatttaaaaaaaaaattttttttcacattgcaCAATGAATCATTGTTATATTTGATGATTACATTTTGTGCATGTCATGCCCTCCACAGGTAAAAAACAGCCAACCAAATATCACTGCGAATAACATGCTGAAAGGAGCGCTGAAGTCCCCCCCTGACTACAACAGGTTACAGAAGGTAGTCTTACTATAGCAAATAAACAGAGGTTGAGGTAACTGCTTCCATTTATCACAGAAAATAagggttttctcttttttcttttagactcTCTCtgaaaaatcagtgtctctgccCGCATTTATCCCTCCACCACCTACCAGACTTGCTACAACCGTctaagctttaaaaaaacaaaaaaacatttgtattGATGTGGATGGTAACCcgttttgtgtatttattttgtatattgtatatctaAAATAAGGATCTCTATTCTTCTGTCATTCTGTGTGTCTGTTATAAGTGAGAACTGAGATTTCCACTTGtagatgaatgtgtgtg
The genomic region above belongs to Oreochromis niloticus isolate F11D_XX linkage group LG11, O_niloticus_UMD_NMBU, whole genome shotgun sequence and contains:
- the vsig10l gene encoding V-set and immunoglobulin domain-containing protein 10-like isoform X6, whose product is MCYFISKQIQIKRLLCKGRKGRGLTCTIELVQVGYSRAWLTAGASADTEVTALGLYQDGFVFRLCFCTGNTNVCYFFFFFKQKMPCVKEFKRLSSFFLAILSFFTFQGARCELLVFPAGPSLVNALAGENVTLAVSFSGASDPVVSWFKGVLSIVVWTINSSADPSVAAIFSSVIKLEKQSASLTFFNVPLNYTGDYTIEMVKPGMRKASTTFTLKIFEYIQSLTLSSQPGLIKEGTENFTLQHSMLQGVFEQQIWFFNGIEIKNSSHYLVKTQANSLVILRPNQNDTGEYAVLLTNPFRNATASQNVSVRYGPDEPTLEVHPIQSFYLAGDSLNLSCQANGFPQPVAEWVFGGKIISQKGVLNLANVQTSQGGVYTCRLVNEDTKESRQKNMNLTVYERPVGNPECLVQSVNAINLQYHCGWVGGTPQAQLSFPELSNSSSGAGNFSLTVNASDSLNGKTIQCMAEHPVEQNKCNITASSPVAFLPIMRTTVDSGGKIVVTICCFSKASPKAVVSWFSGNETVINGSIYQISSNTSQLMIRHYNVSNFLLQNYTCTCRNPLGSKKREIQLQGFCCFGVLLALPETKTQWALRKRAK
- the vsig10l gene encoding V-set and immunoglobulin domain-containing protein 10-like isoform X4 → MCYFISKQIQIKRLLCKGRKGRGLTCTIELVQVGYSRAWLTAGASADTEVTALGLYQDGFVFRLCFCTGNTNVCYFFFFFKQKMPCVKEFKRLSSFFLAILSFFTFQGARCELLVFPAGPSLVNALAGENVTLAVSFSGASDPVVSWFKGVLSIVVWTINSSADPSVAAIFSSVIKLEKQSASLTFFNVPLNYTGDYTIEMVKPGMRKASTTFTLKIFEYIQSLTLSSQPGLIKEGTENFTLQHSMLQGVFEQQIWFFNGIEIKNSSHYLVKTQANSLVILRPNQNDTGEYAVLLTNPFRNATASQNVSVRYGPDEPTLEVHPIQSFYLAGDSLNLSCQANGFPQPVAEWVFGGKIISQKGVLNLANVQTSQGGVYTCRLVNEDTKESRQKNMNLTVYERPVGNPECLVQSVNAINLQYHCGWVGGTPQAQLSFPELSNSSSGAGNFSLTVNASDSLNGKTIQCMAEHPVEQNKCNITASSPVAFLPIMRTTVDSGGKIVVTICCFSKASPKAVVSWFSGNETVINGSIYQISSNTSQLMIRHYNVSNFLLQNYTCTCRNPLGSKKREIQLQGPSISDSSLFPNQNGTIVTLTWEVPSMSVVTGFDIQMKGPDLLSKNRNGPLTKSSSNVYRTIQQKPGSARSTDIFFLDPKLTYWFQVIPKARMTNGEPSKIHRIGPVCHVDGR
- the vsig10l gene encoding V-set and immunoglobulin domain-containing protein 10-like isoform X3, which translates into the protein MLADLLRDLAISSLTQLLGYILTGARCELLVFPAGPSLVNALAGENVTLAVSFSGASDPVVSWFKGVLSIVVWTINSSADPSVAAIFSSVIKLEKQSASLTFFNVPLNYTGDYTIEMVKPGMRKASTTFTLKIFEYIQSLTLSSQPGLIKEGTENFTLQHSMLQGVFEQQIWFFNGIEIKNSSHYLVKTQANSLVILRPNQNDTGEYAVLLTNPFRNATASQNVSVRYGPDEPTLEVHPIQSFYLAGDSLNLSCQANGFPQPVAEWVFGGKIISQKGVLNLANVQTSQGGVYTCRLVNEDTKESRQKNMNLTVYERPVGNPECLVQSVNAINLQYHCGWVGGTPQAQLSFPELSNSSSGAGNFSLTVNASDSLNGKTIQCMAEHPVEQNKCNITASSPVAFLPIMRTTVDSGGKIVVTICCFSKASPKAVVSWFSGNETVINGSIYQISSNTSQLMIRHYNVSNFLLQNYTCTCRNPLGSKKREIQLQGPSISDSSLFPNQNGTIVTLTWEVPSMSVVTGFDIQMKGPDLLSKNRNGPLTKSSSNVYRTIQQKPGSARSTDIFFLDPKLTYWFQVIPKARMTNGEPSKIHRIGPGEGLSGPAIAGIAAGIPCSLLFLLLLIGLIYLGVYCIRNRSHQPRYPVPRPVDKVKNSQPNITANNMLKGALKSPPDYNRLQKTLSEKSVSLPAFIPPPPTRLATTV